The Paenibacillus beijingensis nucleotide sequence ATGAACAAAACGGTGATCGGAACCGCGACGAGCACGCAGCCGGCGGCAAAGGTGGTGAACTCGGTCGAGAACGGGTCGGTGATCATATCGAACAGTCCGACGGCGAGCGTCTTTTTCTCCGGCGTGCGCAGCACCAGCTTGGCGAAAATAAAGTCGGTGAACGCGCCGGTAAACGTCATGAGCGACGTGAACACGATCAGCGGCGTCGACAGCGGCATAATGATCCGGAAGAAAATGGTCAGATGCCCCGCTCCGTCAATGCGCGCCGCCTCGACCAGGCTTTTCGGAATCGTGTCGAAGTAGCTCTTCGAGAACAGGAAAAACAGCGGCGCCCCGGCGGCATAGACGATAATGATCGCCAAATGCGTATTGAGCAGGTTCATTTGGTTGAGCAAAATATAGATGGCGATCATGCTCATAAAGCCGGGAAAGAGGCCGAGCACGAGCAGCAGGCTCATCAGATTTTTGCGGCCGGCAAAGCGGAACATCGAGAAGGCGTATCCGGTCAGCAGCGTCAGAACCGTCCCGATGATCATGCTGGCGACCGAAATTTTCAGCGTGTTGACGTACCACCCGGCGAACAGATATTTGTCGAACAGGTTCGTGTAGTGCTCCAGCGTCAAGGCGGACGGAATGATCGTATCGCTGTAGAGCGCGTCTCCGACGCGCAGCGACGACATCGTCACCCACAGCGCAGGGTAAACGCAGAAGACTCCGATGATCGCGAGCAGCACGTAACTGAATGATAGCCACAGCGTCGTTTTGGCTTTGCGTGTCATAGTTAAGCATCCTCCTCTTTGAACGCTTTCGTACGGCGCACGTTCCAGATCGCGAAGACGGACAGCACGATAAAGATGAAGATTCCGATCACCGATGCGAAGTTGTACTGCCCCTGCTCCATCGACAGCTTGAACAGCCACGTAATCAGAATGTCCGTATCTCCCGCGAACTGAAAGTCCCCGTTAACCGGTTTGCCGTTGGTCAGCAAGTAAACGATGTTGAAGTTGTTGATGTTGCCGACAAACTGCATAATGACGAGCGGAGCCATCGCATGCATGACCGACGGGAACGTGATCAGGGCAATTTTCTGGAAGGCGCTTGCGCCGTCGATGTCCGCCGCTTCGTACATATCTTTCGGGATCGTCGTCAAGATCCCGATGATCATCAGCATCGAAACCGGGAAGGTTAACCAGAAGTTCGCCAGCACGAGCGTAAATTTCGCCCACATCGGATCGGTCAGCCACGGCATCTTATCGAACCCGAGCAGGCTCAAATATTGGTTGAGCGGCCCGAACTGCCCGTTGAAGATGTTGCGGAGGATGAGCGTCGACACAAACATCGGGATCGCAAACGGCAAAATGAAAAGCGTCCGCCAAAACGATTTGAACCGGATTCCTTTCTGCTGCACGAGCAGCGCGACGGCGAATCCGCCGAAATAACCGGTCAGCGTCGCCAGTACGGCCCAAACGAACGTCCACAAGGTAACGCTGTAGAAGGTGTGGCTCCACGCTTTAATCCGGAAAATATCCCGGAACGTTTCGAAGCCGTGCCAATCGATCAGATGCGCCGGCGGCATGTTCTCCCGGGTGAAGTTCGTAAAGGCAACCAAAATCATAAAGACGATCGGCATAACCGTAAAGAAAAAGACGCCGATCATCGGAATCGTCAGCACGATATGCGGGAAGCGGTAGGAAGCGACATAGCTCATCGTCTGGCGGAACGTATTCGGCTTCCCGCCTTCTTCCCGCAGCTTGCCGGTATGGTAGGCGTCTTTAACGGCGATGACGTACAGCCAGACGAACACGATCATAATAAAGACGGTGATCAGACCTTCGATCAGCAAAAAGATTGAATGGTCGCCCATCACCTGCTTGTACAATTTGCCGACCTTTCTCAGCTTCGTTTCCGTTTCGCCCAGCGTCACGATGCCCCAAAGCGCATGAGGCAGCCGGGTAACGGCCGTATAGATCCCGAAGCCGTAAAAGGCGAGCATCAGTAACCCTTTCATATATTGCCGGTTATAAAGCTGGCCCAGTCCCATCGCAAGCACAGACAGCAGGGCGGCTGTCCGGCTGTAACGTTTTGTATTGGGCGATCCGCTTCTCTCCATGGCGAGCTGCTGCATCACTCTCCACTCCTTTTCAATGAAATGCGATCACCCGCCGGGTGATCGCCTGTTATGCAACGCTGTTGTTTTTGTACTATTTTTGGTTTTCGATGTTCGATTTAATATTTGCGGCCGCTTTGTCCAGCGTTGTCTTGACATCGGCGCCGTTCCAGATCGCATCTACAGCAGGATCCAGGCTTTGCCATACGTATTGGGTTTCAGGCACGTTCGGCACGCGATGGCTGTTTTTGATTTGTTTCAAAAAACCTTGCGTCATTTCATCTTTGCGGATCCCTTCAACCGATTCGACATCTTTGGCTGCCGGGATGGCGCCGGTCAATTCATTAATTTTAACCTGCATTTCTTTTGTCGTGATGAAATGGGCAAGCAGCTTCGCCGCATTCGGATATTTCGAATATGCGCTGACGAAATACGATGTGTGGCCGGCAAGCGGCTTCGCGTTCTCTCCGCCCGGCAATGTCGGCATTGGCAGAACGCCCACTTCAAACGGAAGCTTGCTGTTGGCGCCAATTGCCCAGCTACCATCCAAATTGATCGCCAATTTGCCTTGCTGCCATAGCCCTGATTTAACGTCGCCTGTCATATCCGTCAATTTCATCGGCAAAATTTCCTTAAGCGATTGGAAAAACTGCAATCCTTTTACGGAGCCTTCATTATTCAGGCCGATATCGGTCGTGTCGGTTTCGTTATTGCCAAAGATATAACCGCCATATCCTGTCATAAATGCAAGATCGAAGAATGACTGCCTTCCTTCAAACATAAAGCCGAATTTGTTATTTTTGACGTCATTGAATTTTTTCGAGAACGCGATGATGTCGTCCCAAGTGTCAAACTTGGCGTCTTTCACGAGATCTTTATTGTAGTAAAGCGAAGTTGTATATACGTTCCACGGATACCCGTACAAAATGCCTTCATAAGTAGCTGCGCCGATCGCTTCGTCACGGTTGATCTGTTTCGTATCTTCTTCAAAATAGTCGTTCGGAATGACGAGGCCGCCTTTCACGGCTTGTGAAAGACCTTCGTTCTGAAGCCCGAACACGTCGGCGCCCGTTCCGGCCGGTCCGTCCGTCGACATACGAGCCACACTATCCCAGTAGGCCACATTTTCAACCTTCACTTTGATATTGTATTTCTTCTCAAATTCCTGCACGGCATATTCGTAGTACGGTTTCTGGTCTTCTAACGTCCACCATACCAGTGTAGCGCCTTCTTCCGGCTTCAGTTCCTCGTTCGCCGCTGCTTCGTTTTGCTGATTGGTTCCATTGCTTGCTTCATTGCCCGAATTGGCAGAATCCGTTTTGCCGCCGCATGCGGCGAGGGACATCGTCATAACGCTGGAAAGTGCAAGAAGAGCCAGTTTCTTTTTCATTGATTTTAACCCCCTTTAGTTAAATTTAGTCTTCAATGATGCAGTTGATTGAAACAAGCGAAAAACAGGAAGAAGCGGATTAAAGCGATACTTTTATGCAACTCCCCCTTATAATAATTTCATGCGGCAGAATTTTTGCTTCAGGAGCATAGTCTTCTTTTTGCCGGATTTGCTTGAGCAGCATTTGCGCCGCCTGAACGCCGAGTTCGTAGACCGGCTGGCGTACCGTCGTGAAGCCCGGCAAGTACGATTTGGCTATCGGGATATCGTCAAATCCCATGACCGAAATATCTTCAGGCACCCGCAGCCCGCTGTCATCCGCCGCCCGAATCGCCCCAATGGCCACCATATCGCTGATGCAGAAGACGGCAGTGGGCTTGTCATTCTGTCGGAACAACTTCATCCCGCTTTCATAACCGGATTCGATGGTGTAGTCCAGCGGATAATACAGTTTCTCATCGTACTCAATTCCGTGATCGGTGAGCGCCTGCTTATATCCTTCCAAGCGCCGAATGACCTGAACATACATCCGAGGCCCTCCGAAAAAAGCGATTCGACGATGTCCCAATTGAATCAAATACCGGGTTGCATCGTACGCAGCCTTGTAATCATCGATATTAATACTTGAAAATCGCCTCTGTTTGTCGGTATGGCTTGCAAAAACAACCGGAACGGCGTTGTTCTCAAAAAACTCGATATGTTTCGGTTTGGGAGCTGATGTTAGCAGCACAACTCCATCGACATATTTTTCCCTCAGCAATTTTAAATAATGTAGCTCGATATCCGTGTCACGTTTCGTATTGCATAGCAGCGTCGTATAATTGTGTTTGAAAAATTCCTCTTCAATAGCCTGTACAAAAATCGAAATGTACGTATTTTCAATACCTGGAATCAAAACCCCGATTAATTTGCTTTCCTTCATAATGAGACTGCGCGCAACCGAATTGGGATTAAAGTTGAGCTCGCCCACAACTTTCAGCACTCTTTCCCGCACAGCTTTGCTGACAGGCTTGCTCTGATTAAGTACACGCGAAACAGTAGCAATCGATACATTCGCTTTAAGGGCAACATCTTTTATCGTGATATCCATTCTCGTAAATCCTTTCCCAACATTAGGAAAACCTTTTCCTATACCATGAAAGTTAAGCTGATTTCTGTCTCCTAATAATAGGAAAACCTTTTCCGGACCAGAAAAAATAAAGTCAGGAGGTGCTTTTCAAAGAGAATGAACAAATGAAGACCCTATTATAACCGATATTCTGACAATGTGCACGATGAATCCTCGCTCATTGCAATTCAACATGCTTCGTTATAGCGAATGCCGATCTCTTGAATCCACTATATATTCCATCACACAATACGGTCAATAAAGTTAACGTCTAATTGTTAAACTCCATAAAATTAAACGTTGTTTCTATGCATCATGCACTGATTGTTCAGCATAAGTTGGTTATCATCTCGATTTCCGATGAATAATGTGTCACATTAATGTTATGTTTGGTCCCCCATCCCCCGTCACTTTAAGCCGGGCATGCCGCAAAGACTGCTCAATGGACTATGATATTTGCTAATTATTACCGGTTATCAAGCCTGCGGAAGATTTACCATGAAGAGTCATGACCCCTTTGTACAGGCGAAGCGTGCTGCGATAAGCGCGTCGGATCCTGACGCTTGCGAGTTGAGCGGAACCCGCCGATGCTCTTCTAACGGTCATTTTTTGACGGCAGCAAAAAAACTCAAGCATTGTCTCAGCTTGAGTTTCACCAATACGTTCAAATTGTCTGCTTTCCTTATGATGAACATGACGAGCCGCACGATGAACTGCTGCATGACGAGGATGACCCATCGCTGCCGGAAGATGAACCCGAACCGGAATCGTGAGATTCGCTGCTGCACGAAGAATCGCGGGTACTTTTACCGCCGTCATCATTAAAGAGGTTCCAAAACAGGATTGTGTTAAGCACGTCGCTGCCGGAACTATCCGATGTATTAGAAGCTCCGGCACGACGGCGTTCCGACTTGCTGCGGTTTTGAGGACGATTTTTAGCGGTTCTAAATTGTTCTATGATCTGACTAACCGTATCGGCTGCTGCCGCCTCAAACTCGCGGATTAAATTCGTCTTGAAATAATTGTCGAGAAGAAAAGCGCGATCGCAAGACAAAACGCGATTCAAAAATTTGGGATCGAGCTTATGAACGTTAAACTTGCCGAGCAGCGTTATATTCTCGTCGAACACTTCAAAAATGGTGGAATAAACGAGCTCAAACAACGCCCGATCGTGTTTCCCGGGTTTTACCGCATTTCCGACATGCGGGGCATGATGAACCATGGAGCCAAGCAGATCCTCACAAAACGTTTGGTATTGCTGCGTGAACATAAGGGCGGCATGCCAAACCTCATCGACGGAGGAACTGTACATCCCTACCTTCTTCAACAAAATGTTCATACCAAGAAAACGTTTAAATTCAAACAGCAGCCACGAGTACGTTTTCTCGGACATCCCCGGATGCTCTGCGAACAGCCGGTCTTTCACATTTTCCCAGTAACTCTCGTGCTTGCGGAATACTTGTTCAAAACGGACCTCTATTTGCCGCAGAGATTCGGCTTCGCGAAACTTCAAGCCTTCAGGTGCGAAGGTCGAAAACGATTTGCCTGAACGGGTCCGAAACGACTTTGCGGGTACCGGCGATATTCCAAATAACCTTTTTAGCAATTTCATTGAAAAAATCTCCTTATTTCGGTTGTATCAGAGAAACCGCCAACTTTCGCTTATTATTGCTAAATGGGGCATAAGACGGGACCGCAGAAATCAGTCCTGTTTCATTGAAAGACTTTGCGTTGAAGTGTCGGCCTATGTATGACAACCGCCACTGCCAAGTCTTTCTTTATTATGATCCAGTACCGGGTCCCTTTAGGATAACGCTTAAAAAAGTTGGGCAACCATTGTGGTCATTCGGTTGTTACTTCTTCTTTTTCGATTTAGCTTTTTCCATGTTGCTTGCAACTCTGTATTTAACGATTCGGCTTATAATTTCATATGGCAGCGGCTTACCGGTGGGGAATTGTATTGTCCCTTTCGATTTGTGATATTCCTTTAACTCCTCTTTGAATTCTTCGATTCCGCTCGGAGTCGGATTTTTGAAAGCCGCAAAATGCACTAAATTTCCATGGAGCTCGAATGTAGGCATCTGGTAGCTGATCTTCTCCTTTGCACCCGGCGCCGACTCTTTGATGACTTGCCTTAACGTTTGAAGAATATCCTGAATCTCCGGAGAAAACGTTGCAATATATTCGTCAATCGACCCATAAGTGATTTTGTTGTCTTTCATGGGAACGATTCTCCTTTCATGGGACAGGCTTTCATTCCCATTATAGCAGGTTGATCGGGCTGTTCCCTCAACCATTACGCTCCAAACCGCTGGCGATACCCGCATCTTCTGCATAATTCCTCAACAGCCTCCCTGCGGGAAAATCCTTCGACGATATTATTCGCCCGCTCGCCATTCACAATGTCAGAAAACGATGTCTGATTAATATTGCCCAGATTGATTACCCCTTCCCCATCTAGACAGCATGGTACGACAGTCCCGTTCTCGAGAATTGCCGCCTGGCTGCGAAGTGCATGGCAAAAGCCTTTGCCTTCATCCTCGGGCGCTGTCAAACTAGGCCACTGGAATTCAACATCTTGGTTCAAATAGACGCGGCTTGCGATTCTCACTCCGCTGCCCGGCACTACCTTTTCTTCGATCTTGTAATCAAGGCCAAATTCTTTTTCCACGATTTCGAGAGTCTGGCGATTTCTGCTTTTTTGAAGGTTTGTTGTGTTGTTCTGCGTCAAATTCCATAGTCGAAATGAAAAAATGATATTATGCTCTTCCGCTTCACGGACGAACGAGAGGATTTCCCGTAAATATCCTTCGCGGTCGGTTGATCCCTCATGCCCGTCAAAGCTGTGGAGTGAAAAGTTCATCTGTCTGAGGGCCGGCTTCCCCAGCAATTTATGCCGATTTTTCGCGATCAGTGTTCCATTCGTTGTAATATTGACCTTAAAGCCTTTCTCGTGGCTGATATCCAGCAGCTCATCGATCTTGGGGTGAAGAAGCGGCTCCCCCTTGACGTGCAAATAAATATAATTGGTGAACGGTTTGATCTCATCCAACCTTTTCGAGAAGTCGTCCATCTTAATAAAACTTGCCTTGCGCTCCGTTGGCGGGCAAAAGGAACAGGCGAGATTGCAAATACTCGTAATTTCGATATAAACCTTTTTAAATGTTCTCAACATTTTTCCCCGTTCCAGATGTCTGTGATTGTATGATGTTCACTAAATCTTCTCCCATATAGTAACATAGGAGGCCTGTTACAGGTAACGGTATATTATAGACAAAGATAAGCTGCGAGAAGGAAACTTAATAATTCCATCGAATATTAATTGTAAATTTTTATATAGAAAGGGATTTGGATATGAATATTATCAGAGAGATGACGATTAACGATTACGAACAAATGATTGAATTGTGGAACGGCATTGAGGGGTTAGCGTTAAGTGATGCTGATTCCAAGGAAAACATTGATATGTATTTAAACAGAAACAAAGGATTAAGTTACGTATGTGAACATGACAGTAAAATTGTCGGGACGATATTGTGCGGGCATGATGGAAGACGAGGTTTCATTTACCATTTGGCTGTACATCCGGACTACAGAAAACAAAAAATTGGCAACAAACTCGTGCAAATAAGTTTAGAAAAATTAAACAGAGAAGGAATTGATAAGTGTCACATATTTGTGATTGAAGATAATAGGGTTGGAAATGGCTTTTGGACTTCGATTGGTTGGGAGAAAAGAAGCGGTTTTTTTGTGTATTCAAAAAACACCTAACACATCCATTTTATCCGATCCGTTAGCTGGTAAATACAAAGGAAGGGGCTAAAACTCATCCCCTTCCTTTCTCTCTTGCCTGTGCAAGTATCGATCCGGAGCGGTTTTATTTTACGAACGAAATGATCTTACCTACCTAATTACCTCATTAACAGTGAAAATGTTACCTCCAACAACTCGATAAACTTCTTCATAGCGCTTGTCATAAACATGTCCCTGCGATAAATGAAACAAACTTTTACTTTCCGGTATTTTTCCGGAATTGGGTAACAATGAAGAGCGCCTTCCTCCACCAGTTTTTTGACCGACGATTTTGGCTGCACAGAGACTCCCAAACCACACGATACGCCTTTAATGATGGCATCCAGACTTCCAAATTCCATGATATTGGTCGAAGTCACATTTTCCTCTTTTAGCCACTGCACCATTCTTTCCCGGTGAATGCAACGAGGCCCGAAAAACAGAAACGGCTTGTTCAACAGTTGACGAGGTTCGGCCTCAACAGGCTCGGAAATCAAGACCAACTCCTCTTCGAGAACTAGTATTTGCTGCAAATCGGGATGATTCACCGGATCGTTTATAAAAGCCGCGTCTAAATGGTAATTCAATACCTTGTTCATCAGATCGTTGGAATAACCCGAAATCAGCGAAAGCTTTACATCCGGATAACTTTTGAGATAAGGCTTAAGCAGATCGGGCAGATGGGCCGCTGCCGTCGAATCTGTCGCACCAAGCGTGAGCGGTCCATTGGGATGCTCTGAATATCGGGTTGATATGAAGGCCTCATCCAACTGGCTGAGAATCCGGTCGGCATAGACTGCCAGATTTTTTCCCGCAGAAGTTAAACTTATTCCCCGATTCAAGCGGTAAAAGAGCGGTATCTGCAGTTTTTCTTCAAGCTGCCTGATACGGGCTGTCACATTGGATTGCACATATCCTAGTTGAGCAGCCGCCTTCGTAATGCTCCCTTCCCGGACGACCGCCTGAAAAATTTTCAAATCTCCGCTTTCCAATCTCACCTGCTCCTTTCAAATTGATATCATTTTTTCTAATGCGAAGCATCTTTTTTGTTCATTTTACATGATGCCTCTCGTTCTGTAAAATTCAGGTTAAAGTCAATCGATGCGAGGGAAAATCAATGAAAAATTCAATGTTTGCCGTACTGATCCTGTTTAATACACTGGTTGCCGGTTTGAACTTTCCCATTGGAAAAATGGGCCTTGAATTTGCGTCTCCGTTGCTGTTATTGGGTCTTAGATTCATCGCCGCCGGACTGCTGATGCTGCCTTTTGTCGTAAAGAGACCCCATCCGCACGAACCGGTTCGCTGGCTGCAAATCGGCATGATCGGGCTATTTCAGTCGGCGCTTGTTTTGGGTTTCATTTACTTGAGCATGAAAACGATCCCGTCAAGCACCTCTTCCATTCTTAGCTCAACAAATCCGATTTGGTTTATCATCTTCAGTACCCTGTTTCTCGGGATTCATTACAGGACGGTTCAATGGACGGGTGCGGTCCTCGGGTTCATTGGGGTTGTGGTGACGACGCAAGGATTTTCTTTTCAGTTTCACATTGGTGCCTTGTTGGCGCTGTTTGCAGGTATGACATGGGCAATGGCCACTCTCCTGACCAGCCGCTGGGGAAAGCATTTCGATACTTTGGTGATGACGACCTACCAAATGCTCATCGGAGGTGCGATCCTTCTGATCGCAAGCGTCTTTTTTGAACAACCATGGTTCGCACTTGACAAAACTCAATTGGCGAAAGAATTATTCGTTCTTGCATGGCTTGTGCTGATGAGCTCGATCGGCCAATTTGTCTCCTGGTTTTATATACTGAAAATAAGCGACCCCGGAAAAGCCAGCGCCTTCTTGTTCTTAGTTCCATTGTTTGGAGTGCTGTCAGGATGGTTGATATTGGGGGAAGAACTCCATTGGTATGTGTGGGCGGGTGCAGCGAGCATCGGGTTCGGCATTTATTTGATCAATAAGCCCCGGCAGACTCCCGTCTCTTCTATTTCTGCCGATTTAACTGTCCTTCCGCACCAACAGTGAGCAGCACTCCACATGAGTAGACGGAGTATGCATTATGAAGGGAAATACGATAACTCCCCACAAAGCCTACGCCGCAAATCAAAACGGCTGCCCTCTTCATGGCAGCCGTTTCTCTTTCCAGTCGGAGACCCGCTGCGTCCGGCGTAATCAAGTTAGTTTCCGAAATCGACTATTCGGTTCGGTATAACTGACCGCATGCCGCATTAATGTCCGATCCGAATTGAGTTCGGACCGTAACGTTCACACCATTTATCTTCAACGTCCGAACGAACGTTTTGACCCTATCGGGGTCAGACGGCAAGTAGCTTTGAGGCGTCACTTCTGTCGAATTGTAGGGAATTAGGTTCACGTGGTAGAGATGTTCCCAAGATCCCCTTCCCCTCAACAGAGCGGCAACCGCTTTCGCATGCTCCGTCGAGTCGTTGAACCCTCGAAGAAGAATATACGCGATATACACCTTTCTCCCCGTATGCCGGATATGGCAATCCAATGCATTCAGCACGTCGCGGAGCGGAAACTTCTTATTGATCGGCATCAGTTCGCTCCGTTGATCATCGAATGGCGAATGCAGCGAGAAGGTTAGATTAATCTGCGGAAACTCCCGCGTCAACCTATCGATTCCCGGCAACAGGCCGATGGTGGAAATCGTAATTCTTCGATGTCCTAAACCGAAGAGATGAGGGTTGGTCAAAATCGCCAGCGCATCGAAAAGGTGCGGGTTGGCGAGCGCCTCCCCCATGCCCATGAAGGACACGCTGTCCAAGGCGTGGCCGTTCATGTGAAAGTGAAGCAATTGGTCGGTAATTTCGTCGGCGGTCAGATTTCGTTTCAAGCCGATGGTACCAGTGGCGCAAAAGCGGCACCCGAACCCGCAGCCGCACTGAGTGGAAATACAATACGATTTCCACCCCCGTTCATAGGTAAGTCGTACGGCCTCTACGCGTTCGCCACCCCCGATGGCAAACAGCACCTTGCTGACCTGCTGCGATGTGAGTTCCTTTACTGGAATAACACTGGAGACGTGCGGACCCAGCGTCCGGGCCAACTCTTCCCGCAAAAATTTAGGCAGTATGGTGATCCGTTCGTATTCAGCAATTTTTTGTTTAAAAATAGCGTCCATAATTTGCTCATACCGGTACGCAGGCTGCTTGAAGTCGGACAAGATCTGCCCAATCGTTTCATATTTCGAGGTTGGTTTCATGTGTTCTCCTTACCGCCGGAGAAAATGCAAAAAAGCAACCGTCATCCGGCGCTTTAATGCGTCATTAACCAACTACGCAGGAAAAAACACGATGCGCTTGCGGACGTAATCGCTACGTGCATCTGTCGATAGATTGGTAAACCTCCGGCAACAGATTCGTTTTTTTGTGAACCGCTTCACCTAACAGGAACCGGTTCACATAATCATCTACAACCTCAATGTCCATCGCTTTCATCCTCCTAGAGTGGGTTAAACTTTCAGTTCCACAATTTTTGTTGCGATATGTTTGCAAAACTCGCTGTCGTGCTCTACAAAAAGGATAGTCGGCGAATGCTCCAGCAGCAGCTCTTCGATTTGCATCCTGGAAATGA carries:
- a CDS encoding sugar ABC transporter permease codes for the protein MTRKAKTTLWLSFSYVLLAIIGVFCVYPALWVTMSSLRVGDALYSDTIIPSALTLEHYTNLFDKYLFAGWYVNTLKISVASMIIGTVLTLLTGYAFSMFRFAGRKNLMSLLLVLGLFPGFMSMIAIYILLNQMNLLNTHLAIIIVYAAGAPLFFLFSKSYFDTIPKSLVEAARIDGAGHLTIFFRIIMPLSTPLIVFTSLMTFTGAFTDFIFAKLVLRTPEKKTLAVGLFDMITDPFSTEFTTFAAGCVLVAVPITVLFILMQRFLVDGLTAGAEKG
- a CDS encoding carbohydrate ABC transporter permease, translated to MQQLAMERSGSPNTKRYSRTAALLSVLAMGLGQLYNRQYMKGLLMLAFYGFGIYTAVTRLPHALWGIVTLGETETKLRKVGKLYKQVMGDHSIFLLIEGLITVFIMIVFVWLYVIAVKDAYHTGKLREEGGKPNTFRQTMSYVASYRFPHIVLTIPMIGVFFFTVMPIVFMILVAFTNFTRENMPPAHLIDWHGFETFRDIFRIKAWSHTFYSVTLWTFVWAVLATLTGYFGGFAVALLVQQKGIRFKSFWRTLFILPFAIPMFVSTLILRNIFNGQFGPLNQYLSLLGFDKMPWLTDPMWAKFTLVLANFWLTFPVSMLMIIGILTTIPKDMYEAADIDGASAFQKIALITFPSVMHAMAPLVIMQFVGNINNFNIVYLLTNGKPVNGDFQFAGDTDILITWLFKLSMEQGQYNFASVIGIFIFIVLSVFAIWNVRRTKAFKEEDA
- a CDS encoding sugar ABC transporter substrate-binding protein, which translates into the protein MKKKLALLALSSVMTMSLAACGGKTDSANSGNEASNGTNQQNEAAANEELKPEEGATLVWWTLEDQKPYYEYAVQEFEKKYNIKVKVENVAYWDSVARMSTDGPAGTGADVFGLQNEGLSQAVKGGLVIPNDYFEEDTKQINRDEAIGAATYEGILYGYPWNVYTTSLYYNKDLVKDAKFDTWDDIIAFSKKFNDVKNNKFGFMFEGRQSFFDLAFMTGYGGYIFGNNETDTTDIGLNNEGSVKGLQFFQSLKEILPMKLTDMTGDVKSGLWQQGKLAINLDGSWAIGANSKLPFEVGVLPMPTLPGGENAKPLAGHTSYFVSAYSKYPNAAKLLAHFITTKEMQVKINELTGAIPAAKDVESVEGIRKDEMTQGFLKQIKNSHRVPNVPETQYVWQSLDPAVDAIWNGADVKTTLDKAAANIKSNIENQK
- a CDS encoding LacI family DNA-binding transcriptional regulator — its product is MDITIKDVALKANVSIATVSRVLNQSKPVSKAVRERVLKVVGELNFNPNSVARSLIMKESKLIGVLIPGIENTYISIFVQAIEEEFFKHNYTTLLCNTKRDTDIELHYLKLLREKYVDGVVLLTSAPKPKHIEFFENNAVPVVFASHTDKQRRFSSINIDDYKAAYDATRYLIQLGHRRIAFFGGPRMYVQVIRRLEGYKQALTDHGIEYDEKLYYPLDYTIESGYESGMKLFRQNDKPTAVFCISDMVAIGAIRAADDSGLRVPEDISVMGFDDIPIAKSYLPGFTTVRQPVYELGVQAAQMLLKQIRQKEDYAPEAKILPHEIIIRGSCIKVSL
- a CDS encoding iron chaperone yields the protein MKDNKITYGSIDEYIATFSPEIQDILQTLRQVIKESAPGAKEKISYQMPTFELHGNLVHFAAFKNPTPSGIEEFKEELKEYHKSKGTIQFPTGKPLPYEIISRIVKYRVASNMEKAKSKKKK
- a CDS encoding radical SAM/SPASM domain-containing protein, which codes for MRTFKKVYIEITSICNLACSFCPPTERKASFIKMDDFSKRLDEIKPFTNYIYLHVKGEPLLHPKIDELLDISHEKGFKVNITTNGTLIAKNRHKLLGKPALRQMNFSLHSFDGHEGSTDREGYLREILSFVREAEEHNIIFSFRLWNLTQNNTTNLQKSRNRQTLEIVEKEFGLDYKIEEKVVPGSGVRIASRVYLNQDVEFQWPSLTAPEDEGKGFCHALRSQAAILENGTVVPCCLDGEGVINLGNINQTSFSDIVNGERANNIVEGFSRREAVEELCRRCGYRQRFGA
- a CDS encoding GNAT family N-acetyltransferase, which encodes MNIIREMTINDYEQMIELWNGIEGLALSDADSKENIDMYLNRNKGLSYVCEHDSKIVGTILCGHDGRRGFIYHLAVHPDYRKQKIGNKLVQISLEKLNREGIDKCHIFVIEDNRVGNGFWTSIGWEKRSGFFVYSKNT
- a CDS encoding LysR family transcriptional regulator; amino-acid sequence: MESGDLKIFQAVVREGSITKAAAQLGYVQSNVTARIRQLEEKLQIPLFYRLNRGISLTSAGKNLAVYADRILSQLDEAFISTRYSEHPNGPLTLGATDSTAAAHLPDLLKPYLKSYPDVKLSLISGYSNDLMNKVLNYHLDAAFINDPVNHPDLQQILVLEEELVLISEPVEAEPRQLLNKPFLFFGPRCIHRERMVQWLKEENVTSTNIMEFGSLDAIIKGVSCGLGVSVQPKSSVKKLVEEGALHCYPIPEKYRKVKVCFIYRRDMFMTSAMKKFIELLEVTFSLLMR
- a CDS encoding DMT family transporter, producing the protein MKNSMFAVLILFNTLVAGLNFPIGKMGLEFASPLLLLGLRFIAAGLLMLPFVVKRPHPHEPVRWLQIGMIGLFQSALVLGFIYLSMKTIPSSTSSILSSTNPIWFIIFSTLFLGIHYRTVQWTGAVLGFIGVVVTTQGFSFQFHIGALLALFAGMTWAMATLLTSRWGKHFDTLVMTTYQMLIGGAILLIASVFFEQPWFALDKTQLAKELFVLAWLVLMSSIGQFVSWFYILKISDPGKASAFLFLVPLFGVLSGWLILGEELHWYVWAGAASIGFGIYLINKPRQTPVSSISADLTVLPHQQ
- a CDS encoding Cfr family 23S rRNA (adenine(2503)-C(8))-methyltransferase — translated: MKPTSKYETIGQILSDFKQPAYRYEQIMDAIFKQKIAEYERITILPKFLREELARTLGPHVSSVIPVKELTSQQVSKVLFAIGGGERVEAVRLTYERGWKSYCISTQCGCGFGCRFCATGTIGLKRNLTADEITDQLLHFHMNGHALDSVSFMGMGEALANPHLFDALAILTNPHLFGLGHRRITISTIGLLPGIDRLTREFPQINLTFSLHSPFDDQRSELMPINKKFPLRDVLNALDCHIRHTGRKVYIAYILLRGFNDSTEHAKAVAALLRGRGSWEHLYHVNLIPYNSTEVTPQSYLPSDPDRVKTFVRTLKINGVNVTVRTQFGSDINAACGQLYRTE